In Paracoccus aminophilus JCM 7686, a single window of DNA contains:
- a CDS encoding helix-turn-helix domain-containing protein — MATQKIYAGAALRETRQRARLTQRAFADRLGVSLPYLSQMENNHRPVSAGVLLKLAAEFSLDLGAMAVGDADRMVVDLAEALADPVFDAPPGMIDLRLAATNAPAFARAFLQLYRAHRDGQERLAALDEALGSGMQNASLSPWEEVRDFFHYCDNYIDAVDHAAEHYAMTNPEMAPLDRAIRTLEERGMTVSRAELGSSAVFLREGNRITVNAAASRETLAFQLLHLIALETRRPLIEATLELARFRSDSARDIARLGLANYFAGAAMMPYSRFLATAQTERHDLERLSHLFNASLEQVAHRLSTMQRAGNKGVPFFFVRVDQAGTITKRHSATRLQFARFGGACPLWTVHQAFETPTRFLRQLAETPDGKRYLCLSRDVSKPGGSFGAPMRRFAICLGCEISHARDMVYADGLDLSSADLFEPIGISCRICPRPNCHQRSVPPVDRPISIPEDRSGPLPYAFG, encoded by the coding sequence ATGGCCACGCAAAAGATCTATGCCGGCGCAGCTCTTCGTGAAACCCGCCAGCGCGCAAGGCTGACTCAGCGCGCCTTTGCCGACCGGCTGGGCGTGTCGCTGCCCTATCTCTCGCAGATGGAAAACAACCATCGCCCGGTTTCGGCGGGGGTTTTGCTGAAACTCGCGGCCGAGTTCTCGCTGGATCTGGGTGCGATGGCGGTGGGGGATGCCGACCGTATGGTGGTCGATCTGGCCGAGGCTTTGGCCGATCCGGTCTTTGACGCGCCGCCCGGCATGATCGACCTGCGCCTTGCCGCGACCAATGCCCCGGCCTTCGCCCGCGCCTTTTTGCAGCTTTACCGCGCCCATCGCGACGGGCAGGAACGGCTGGCCGCGCTGGATGAGGCTTTGGGTTCGGGAATGCAGAACGCAAGCCTCTCGCCTTGGGAAGAGGTGCGCGATTTCTTCCATTATTGCGACAATTACATCGACGCAGTCGATCACGCGGCCGAGCATTACGCGATGACCAATCCCGAGATGGCGCCGCTCGACCGCGCCATCCGCACGCTGGAAGAGCGCGGCATGACCGTCAGCCGGGCCGAGCTTGGCAGCAGCGCGGTCTTTCTGCGCGAGGGCAATCGCATCACCGTCAATGCCGCCGCCAGCCGCGAGACTTTGGCGTTCCAGCTGCTCCATCTGATCGCGCTGGAAACCCGCCGCCCGCTGATCGAGGCGACGTTGGAGCTTGCCCGTTTTCGCAGCGACAGCGCGCGCGACATCGCGCGGCTGGGGCTCGCGAATTACTTCGCAGGCGCGGCGATGATGCCCTATTCGCGCTTTCTCGCCACCGCCCAGACAGAGCGCCATGATCTCGAGCGGCTGTCACATCTCTTCAACGCTTCGCTCGAACAGGTCGCGCATCGGCTCTCGACCATGCAGCGCGCGGGCAACAAGGGCGTGCCCTTCTTCTTCGTCCGCGTCGATCAGGCGGGCACGATCACCAAGCGCCACTCCGCGACCCGGCTGCAATTCGCGCGCTTTGGCGGGGCCTGCCCGCTTTGGACCGTGCATCAGGCCTTCGAGACGCCGACGCGTTTCCTGCGGCAACTGGCCGAGACGCCCGACGGCAAGCGCTACCTGTGCCTGTCGCGCGATGTCTCGAAACCGGGCGGGTCGTTCGGCGCGCCGATGCGGCGCTTCGCGATCTGTCTGGGCTGCGAGATCAGCCATGCCCGCGATATGGTCTATGCCGATGGGCTCGACCTTTCGAGCGCGGACCTCTTCGAACCCATCGGCATTTCCTGCCGAATCTGCCCGCGCCCGAATTGCCATCAGCGCTCGGTGCCGCCGGTCGACCGCCCGATCAGCATCCCCGAGGACCGCTCGGGCCCCTTGCCCTACGCCTTCGGCTGA
- a CDS encoding bactofilin family protein: MFSKTRVTEPGPRQQTAPEATETPRSFDTNHETPAPAAPRHRGTPSVLSADLTVTGNIKTAGDVQIEGTVEGDIRAHQLIVGETATIKGEIVADEIVVNGRVVGRVRGLKVRLTATARVEGDIVHKTIAIESGAHFEGSVQRQEDPLQNGLTPKLAPPRASDSE, encoded by the coding sequence ATGTTTTCTAAGACCCGTGTCACTGAGCCTGGCCCCCGTCAACAAACCGCGCCCGAAGCGACCGAGACCCCGCGCAGCTTCGACACGAACCACGAGACCCCCGCTCCTGCCGCGCCGCGCCATCGCGGGACGCCCTCGGTTCTCTCTGCTGACCTCACTGTGACCGGCAATATCAAGACCGCAGGTGATGTGCAGATCGAAGGAACGGTCGAGGGCGATATCCGCGCTCATCAGCTGATCGTCGGCGAGACCGCGACCATCAAAGGTGAAATCGTCGCTGACGAAATCGTCGTGAACGGTCGTGTGGTTGGCCGCGTGCGTGGCCTGAAAGTTCGCCTGACCGCCACCGCCCGCGTCGAGGGTGACATCGTTCACAAGACCATCGCTATAGAGTCTGGTGCCCACTTCGAGGGCTCGGTTCAGCGTCAGGAGGATCCGCTCCAGAACGGTCTGACCCCGAAACTGGCGCCGCCGCGTGCGTCGGATTCCGAATAA
- a CDS encoding replicative DNA helicase, with protein sequence MSELRALEIRQPAEIASAAAEQAVPFSIEAEQQLLGALLTNNEVFDHVTRIISPPHFYDPVHRRIYEICAERITKNALASPVTIKAFMENDQGLKDLGGPAYLARLAAAAISSHAARDYAQMIREFAMRRELIALGQDISARASQVTISDNAEEQIKAAEQTLYKLGEQGVAERGFQSFLSAVTGALNAANAAYSRGGGLSGVSTGLVDLDGKMGGLNRSDLIILAGRPSMGKTSLATNIAFNVAKAHRMGEMPDGSHGTVLGGVVGFFSLEMSAEQLAARILSEAAEVPSSNIRTGDMTEDEFRRFVQAAHDLQNCPLYIDDTPALPINQLAARARKLKRTMGLDVLIVDYLQLLRAATAKDSRVNEVSEITQGLKAIAKELDIPVIALSQLSRQVENREDKRPQLSDLRESGSIEQDADIVMFVYREEYYREREKPGDHELDKMVTWQQVMEACHGKAEVILGKQRHGPIGTVELSFEGRFTRFGNLEKHRTNWEQ encoded by the coding sequence ATGAGCGAGCTGCGCGCATTGGAAATCCGGCAACCGGCAGAGATCGCCAGCGCCGCCGCAGAACAGGCCGTCCCCTTCTCGATCGAGGCCGAACAGCAGCTTCTCGGCGCGCTTTTGACCAATAACGAGGTCTTTGACCACGTCACCCGGATCATCAGCCCGCCGCATTTCTACGATCCCGTCCATCGTCGCATCTATGAAATCTGCGCCGAGCGCATCACCAAGAACGCGCTGGCGAGCCCGGTGACGATCAAGGCCTTCATGGAAAACGACCAGGGCCTGAAAGACCTTGGCGGCCCGGCCTATCTCGCGCGTCTGGCGGCAGCGGCGATTTCGTCCCATGCCGCGCGCGATTACGCGCAGATGATCCGCGAATTCGCCATGCGCCGCGAACTGATCGCGCTCGGGCAGGATATTTCTGCCCGCGCCTCGCAAGTGACGATCAGCGACAATGCCGAAGAGCAGATCAAGGCCGCCGAACAGACGCTTTACAAGCTCGGCGAACAGGGCGTGGCCGAGCGCGGCTTTCAGAGCTTCCTCTCGGCGGTCACAGGCGCGCTTAATGCCGCCAATGCCGCCTATAGCCGGGGCGGCGGGCTTTCGGGGGTCTCGACCGGGCTGGTTGATCTCGACGGCAAGATGGGCGGTCTGAACCGCTCGGACCTCATCATTCTGGCCGGGCGTCCCTCGATGGGGAAAACCTCGCTGGCGACGAACATCGCCTTCAACGTCGCCAAAGCGCATCGCATGGGCGAGATGCCCGACGGCTCGCATGGCACGGTTCTGGGCGGCGTCGTCGGCTTTTTCAGCCTCGAGATGTCGGCCGAACAGCTTGCCGCGCGGATCCTGTCCGAGGCCGCCGAGGTGCCCTCGTCGAACATCCGGACCGGCGATATGACCGAGGACGAGTTCCGCCGCTTCGTGCAAGCCGCGCATGATCTGCAAAACTGCCCGCTTTATATCGACGACACCCCGGCTTTGCCGATCAACCAACTGGCCGCCCGCGCCCGCAAGTTGAAGCGCACGATGGGGCTCGACGTGCTGATCGTGGACTACCTTCAGCTGCTGCGCGCCGCGACCGCCAAGGACAGCCGTGTGAACGAGGTCTCGGAAATCACCCAAGGGCTCAAGGCCATCGCCAAAGAGCTGGATATTCCGGTGATCGCGCTGTCGCAGCTCTCGCGTCAGGTCGAGAACCGCGAAGACAAACGCCCACAGCTCTCGGACCTGCGCGAATCCGGCTCGATCGAGCAGGACGCCGATATCGTGATGTTCGTCTATCGCGAGGAATATTACCGCGAGCGTGAAAAGCCGGGTGACCACGAGCTCGACAAGATGGTGACCTGGCAGCAGGTTATGGAAGCGTGCCATGGCAAGGCCGAGGTCATTCTGGGCAAGCAGCGTCACGGCCCGATCGGCACGGTCGAGCTGAGCTTTGAAGGCCGCTTCACCCGGTTCGGCAACCTCGAAAAGCACCGCACCAACTGGGAACAATGA
- a CDS encoding CBS domain-containing protein gives MLVNQILSMKATAEIITIRPDATVAEAAKLLSDRRIGAVVVSEDGTTAHGILSERDIVRALGRNGPAALDGSIGDLMTRKLETCVISENALTVLERMTEGRFRHMPVVDGEGRMIGFISIGDAVSARLKELHAEKEALTGMIMGV, from the coding sequence ATGCTCGTCAATCAAATCCTGTCGATGAAAGCGACCGCCGAAATCATAACGATTCGCCCGGATGCGACGGTGGCCGAGGCCGCCAAGCTGCTTTCAGACCGCCGCATTGGCGCCGTTGTGGTAAGCGAAGATGGCACGACCGCACATGGCATTCTGTCCGAGCGCGATATCGTGCGCGCGCTTGGCCGCAATGGGCCTGCGGCGCTTGATGGCTCGATCGGCGATCTGATGACCCGCAAGCTCGAGACCTGCGTGATCTCGGAAAATGCGCTGACCGTGCTGGAGCGGATGACCGAAGGTCGCTTCCGCCATATGCCTGTGGTCGATGGCGAGGGCCGGATGATCGGCTTCATCTCGATCGGCGACGCGGTCTCGGCCCGGCTCAAAGAGCTGCATGCCGAGAAGGAAGCGCTGACCGGCATGATCATGGGCGTCTGA
- a CDS encoding DUF2189 domain-containing protein: MQQIDSHQQTRQGPDPIPDHAILGFDAIPGALRDGWRDFRRAPGFGLFFASFYVLGGLVLVAVAAATGREWLLMPFIVGFPLIAPFAAVGLYEVSRRIELGEVLDWRAILRTVVAQKDRQVPSMAMVILLLFMFWVFVAHTIFALFMGVSALTNITSSPEVLFGTQGLAMLAVGTCVGAGFAGVLFAITVVGLPLILDREVDLISAIIASFQAVAANLGVMLLWGLVITGLLFLAILPLFLGLFIVLPVLGHASWHMYRRLLPDEDET; encoded by the coding sequence ATGCAGCAGATAGATTCCCACCAGCAAACGCGGCAGGGCCCGGACCCGATACCGGACCACGCAATTCTCGGCTTTGATGCCATCCCCGGCGCTTTGCGCGACGGGTGGCGCGACTTTCGCCGTGCGCCGGGCTTCGGGCTCTTTTTCGCCTCTTTCTATGTCCTCGGCGGTTTGGTGCTGGTGGCGGTCGCCGCCGCGACCGGGCGCGAATGGCTGCTGATGCCCTTCATCGTCGGCTTTCCGCTGATCGCCCCCTTTGCCGCGGTCGGGCTTTACGAGGTCAGTCGCCGGATCGAGCTGGGCGAGGTGCTCGACTGGCGCGCGATCCTGCGCACGGTCGTGGCACAGAAGGACCGGCAAGTGCCGTCGATGGCGATGGTGATCCTGCTGCTCTTCATGTTCTGGGTCTTCGTCGCCCATACGATTTTCGCGCTCTTCATGGGCGTTTCGGCGCTGACCAATATCACCAGCTCGCCCGAAGTTCTGTTCGGCACGCAGGGGCTGGCCATGCTTGCGGTCGGCACCTGTGTCGGCGCGGGCTTTGCGGGCGTGCTCTTCGCCATCACCGTGGTCGGCCTGCCGTTGATTCTTGACCGCGAGGTCGATCTCATCTCGGCGATCATCGCAAGCTTTCAGGCCGTCGCGGCAAATCTTGGTGTGATGCTGCTCTGGGGGCTGGTGATCACGGGCTTGCTGTTTCTCGCGATCCTGCCGCTGTTTCTCGGGCTTTTCATCGTGCTGCCGGTGTTGGGCCACGCAAGCTGGCACATGTATCGCCGCCTTCTGCCCGATGAGGACGAGACCTGA
- a CDS encoding DUF5930 domain-containing protein — protein MGITNRLNATLERWLPEQRLFLKSEKSARYIRLRPLTQLTALGGAALVFGWSIIASSLLIIGTVSEGSSRDTTARAQQAFEIRLAALSAERDTRAAEAAAAQGRFSVALDQVSAMQSQLLTSENQRRELEAGLSAVQNKLHDTTLALHSVKGQPAEDGSPAPIGADRMSELSVALDIVSGELKEAAGARLRAETEATDARREAQEIALDRDRIVARNDALFAQIEDAVSLSTDPMDKMFRRLGLDPDKLLRTVRAGYSGTGGPLEPAGYSTRGDAAITQDDPRVKEILVSLDKVNTYRIAVDKLPLAMPLRSAFRYTSPYGSRWGRRHEGIDMAGPVGTSVFSTADGTVVYAGWMQGYGNLIKIEHELGTETRYGHLSKIRVKVGQKVSRGAQIGDMGNTGRSTGSHLHYEVRVNGQSVDPMSFIKAAQNVF, from the coding sequence TTGGGCATCACCAACCGCTTGAATGCGACGCTGGAACGCTGGCTGCCGGAGCAGCGCCTTTTCCTGAAATCGGAGAAGAGCGCGCGCTACATCCGTCTGCGCCCGCTGACGCAACTGACGGCGCTTGGTGGTGCTGCACTGGTCTTTGGCTGGTCAATCATCGCAAGCTCGCTTCTGATCATCGGCACGGTGAGCGAAGGCTCGTCACGCGACACCACCGCGCGCGCCCAACAAGCCTTCGAGATCCGTCTGGCCGCTTTGTCGGCCGAGCGCGACACCCGCGCTGCCGAAGCTGCCGCCGCTCAAGGCCGCTTTTCGGTGGCGCTGGATCAGGTCTCGGCCATGCAGTCGCAGCTTTTGACCTCGGAAAACCAGCGTCGCGAGCTGGAAGCCGGGTTGAGCGCGGTCCAGAACAAGCTGCATGACACGACGCTGGCGCTGCACAGCGTCAAAGGCCAACCGGCCGAAGACGGCAGCCCGGCCCCGATCGGCGCGGATCGCATGTCTGAACTTTCGGTCGCGCTGGATATCGTTTCGGGTGAGCTGAAAGAGGCTGCGGGCGCAAGGCTCCGCGCCGAGACCGAGGCCACCGATGCCCGTCGTGAGGCGCAGGAAATCGCGCTTGACCGCGACCGGATCGTCGCCCGCAATGACGCGCTGTTTGCGCAGATCGAGGATGCGGTCTCTCTTTCGACCGATCCGATGGACAAAATGTTCCGCCGCCTTGGCCTTGATCCCGACAAGCTGCTGCGCACCGTCCGCGCCGGCTATTCGGGCACCGGCGGCCCGCTCGAGCCCGCTGGCTATTCGACCCGCGGCGATGCTGCGATCACGCAAGACGATCCGCGGGTGAAGGAAATCCTCGTCTCGCTGGACAAGGTGAACACCTACCGGATCGCGGTCGACAAGCTGCCGCTGGCGATGCCGCTGCGCTCGGCCTTCCGTTATACCTCGCCTTACGGCTCGCGCTGGGGCCGTCGCCATGAGGGCATCGACATGGCCGGACCGGTCGGAACCTCGGTGTTTTCAACCGCAGATGGCACCGTGGTTTATGCAGGCTGGATGCAGGGTTACGGCAATCTCATCAAGATCGAGCACGAGCTCGGAACAGAAACACGTTATGGTCATCTCTCCAAGATTCGGGTGAAAGTCGGCCAAAAGGTGTCGCGCGGGGCCCAGATCGGTGATATGGGCAATACCGGTAGATCGACCGGCTCGCATCTTCACTATGAAGTCCGCGTGAATGGTCAATCCGTGGATCCCATGAGTTTCATCAAGGCAGCCCAAAATGTTTTCTAA
- the coaD gene encoding pantetheine-phosphate adenylyltransferase produces the protein MRIGLYPGTFDPITLGHVDIIQRAMALVDRLVIGVAINRDKKPLFDLERRVAMVEQECAAITARTGGEILVHPFENLLIDCARDVGATVIVRGLRAVADFEYEFQMVSMNRALDSSIETVFLMADARRQAIASKLVKEIARMGGDVSKFVTPAVNGALQEAFGRS, from the coding sequence ATGCGGATCGGCCTCTATCCAGGCACTTTCGACCCGATTACGCTCGGGCATGTCGATATCATCCAGCGGGCCATGGCTTTGGTCGACCGGCTGGTCATCGGTGTGGCGATCAATCGCGACAAGAAACCGCTGTTCGATCTCGAACGGCGCGTTGCCATGGTCGAGCAGGAATGCGCCGCGATCACCGCGCGCACCGGCGGCGAGATTCTGGTCCATCCTTTCGAGAATCTGCTGATTGATTGCGCCCGCGATGTTGGGGCAACCGTGATCGTGCGCGGGCTGCGCGCCGTGGCGGATTTCGAATATGAGTTCCAGATGGTCAGCATGAATCGCGCGCTCGATTCGAGCATCGAGACCGTGTTTCTGATGGCCGATGCCCGGCGTCAGGCGATTGCCTCGAAGCTTGTGAAGGAAATCGCGCGGATGGGCGGCGATGTCTCGAAATTCGTGACGCCCGCGGTGAATGGCGCGCTGCAAGAGGCCTTCGGGCGCAGCTAA
- a CDS encoding orotate phosphoribosyltransferase: protein MTLPFPSREEIARLTARMFLEIGAVHFNAAEPFTYASGLKGPTYIDCRKLLSFPRIRATLMDFMAGTVLRDAGFEFFENVAGGETAGIPFAALVAERLALPMTYVRKKPKGYGRNARIEGVMTEGQEVLLVEDLTTDGGSKLSFVDAIRETGANCGHTAVIFYYDIFKDTPARLAEHGVQLHYLCTWWDVLAEARAQGKFDAATLDEVEAFLNDPRGWQAAHP from the coding sequence ATGACCCTGCCCTTCCCCTCGCGCGAGGAAATCGCGCGCCTGACCGCCCGCATGTTTCTGGAAATCGGCGCGGTTCATTTCAACGCCGCCGAGCCCTTCACCTATGCCTCTGGCCTGAAGGGCCCGACCTATATCGACTGCCGCAAGCTTTTGTCCTTCCCGCGCATCCGCGCGACGCTGATGGACTTCATGGCGGGCACCGTCCTGCGCGACGCGGGTTTTGAGTTCTTCGAAAACGTCGCGGGCGGCGAGACGGCGGGCATTCCCTTTGCCGCTCTGGTCGCCGAGCGGCTCGCGCTGCCGATGACCTATGTCCGCAAGAAGCCCAAAGGCTACGGCCGCAACGCCCGCATCGAAGGCGTGATGACCGAGGGCCAAGAGGTGCTTCTGGTCGAGGATCTGACCACCGACGGCGGCTCGAAGCTGTCTTTCGTCGATGCCATTCGCGAAACCGGCGCGAACTGCGGGCATACGGCGGTGATCTTCTACTACGACATCTTCAAGGACACGCCCGCGCGTCTGGCCGAACATGGCGTGCAATTGCACTATCTTTGCACCTGGTGGGATGTGCTGGCCGAGGCTCGCGCGCAGGGCAAATTCGACGCGGCGACGCTGGATGAGGTCGAGGCCTTCCTCAACGATCCGCGTGGGTGGCAAGCCGCGCATCCCTGA
- a CDS encoding DMT family protein encodes MMNLPVPVVTIGLLLASNIFMTFAWYGHLKHKAAPLAIVIAVSWGIAFFEYVLQVPANRIGYGHFSAAQLKTIQEVISLSVFAVFSWAYLGEKLTWQHGVGFALICLGAWFVFHDWG; translated from the coding sequence ATGATGAACCTGCCGGTTCCTGTCGTCACAATCGGGCTTTTGCTCGCCTCGAATATCTTCATGACCTTCGCCTGGTATGGGCATCTCAAGCACAAGGCGGCGCCGCTCGCGATTGTCATCGCGGTCAGCTGGGGCATCGCCTTTTTCGAATATGTGTTGCAGGTGCCGGCCAATCGCATCGGCTACGGCCATTTCAGCGCGGCTCAGCTGAAGACCATTCAGGAGGTCATCAGCCTCTCGGTTTTCGCGGTGTTTTCCTGGGCCTATCTCGGCGAAAAGCTCACCTGGCAGCATGGTGTGGGCTTTGCGCTGATCTGCCTTGGCGCTTGGTTCGTCTTTCACGACTGGGGCTGA